The genome window AGATGTCCAATCAAGTGGTTTATCAATCAAAAAAACGTGACCTTCTTGTATTTTTTCTACATTCATCTTATTTGTGCTGAATCATTGTAGTTTCTACTGAAGAGGCATTGTCTTTTTCTGCTTGTGTTGGAGAATTATATGAGAAATAAATCAATAAAATAATTCCGATAATAATTCTGTACCACCCCCAAAATTTGAAACCATATTTTGTTAAAACTGCGATAAATGTTTTCACTGCGATTAATGCTACAATAAATGCGACAACATTACCAATTACAAACAATATAATATGATTCTGATCTTGTAAAATCATTTCATAGCCTTTCATTGGTGTTGGACCTTCTTTTCCCCAAGTTTTTACAAAAACAGAATAAACTGTAACTGCTAACATGGTAGGAACAGCCAAAAAGAATGAAAATTCTGCAGCAGCTTTACGTGATAATCCTTGTGTCATACCACCAATAATAGAGGCAGCAGAACGAGAAGTTCCTGGCATCATTGCCAAACATTGCCAAAAACCGATAATAATAGCTTGTTTTAAAGAAATGTCTTTTTCATCATCAATTTTAGGATTTTTGAACCATTTGTCTACAAATAATAAAACAACTCCTCCAAAAACCAACATTCCAGAAATATAGAATTGTTCTTTTAAAACAGCTTCGATTTTATCATCAAATAATTTTCCTAAAACTAAAGCGGGTACAACTGCACATGCTAATTTGATGTAAAAATTGATGTTGAAGTTTTTGAAGTCAAAGAATTTTTTCGAATACAAAACAACGATAGATAAAATAGCTCCAAATTGTATTGATACTTGAAACATACTTAAGAAATCACTTGGTTCCATACCCATCAACGCAGCGGTAAATCCCATGTGCGCTGTAGAAGAAATCGGTAAATATTCGGTAAGACCTTCTATAATAGCAATGATAATTGCTTGTAAAGTGTTCATTATTTTTCTTTATTCGGATTGATTAAAATGGCATAAATCTCGACGATGAAACCAACGACAACTAAAAATGGCGCTAATCTAATTCTACGAAAAGAATAGATTTCGTCGTTCCAATAATTTGCATCCCACGTTCCGTCTGGTCTTGTGTTCGCATCGTGTCCTGTCATCAATAAAAATCCAAGACCAATTAGCGCAACACCAATTGCCATGAAAATGTAATTTCTTTTTCCGAATAAAAAAGTAAAACCAGCATCATTTGTAGATGCTGATTTTTTTGTTGTATCGATAGAATTTGATTTCATTAATAAAGTTGATCAGTTTTTAATCTTAAATAACGCCATGCAGCAAACAATGTACTGAAAACGGCAATGATAACTCCAATTCCAATTAAGATAATAATAAGTGGAGTGAAGCTTGGGTTCCAAAGTACTAAACCAACTTTTGTTGCTAAAATGTACCATAAGAAACCTAATCCTATAGCTGCAATAAATGCTGCTAAGAAACCTAAAATCGCAGCTTCTATCAAGAAAGGTTTTACAATAAAACGTCTACGCGCACCAACTAATTGCATCGTTTTGATGCTGAAACGTTTTGCGTAAATTTTCAGACGAATAGAGTTGTTGATTAATACAACAACGATCACTAAGAAAATAATAGCAAAAATCATAATCCAGAAAGTAATTTTGTTGATGCTGTGGTAAATCGTTACCATCGCTTCTTTGTCACTTTTTACTTCGTCTACAATCGGATTTTTAGCCAATACCTTATTAATAGAATCAATTTGTTCAACAGATTGTATTAATGCAGGGTTCAATGTAATTTGAACTGATGCAGGGAAAATACTTTCTTCGAAGAAATCACTACCATCCGTACCCAAATCTTTTTTCGCAATTTTAGCTGCATCCTCTTTGCTGATATACTGTGTAGCTTCAACAAAAGGATACTTCACTTTCAACGAATCGATATAAGATTTTTGTAAATCAAGCTCCTTATCTTTTAATTTTGGATCTTCGACATCTTTAAAATATGCCTCGATTTTTAACTCTCTTTTTAGATGTTCTGCGTAACTTTGTGCATTAATGACAATTAAGCCGAAAATACCTAATAGAAATAAAACAAGCGAAATACTAATCACAACAGTGATGTTAGAAGATCGCAGTCTTTTTTTCTCAAATTTATCGTTCGTTTTTGACATTTGGGTTAATTTTGGGGCTAAGATAAAAAAAACTTATTTCGCAAGAAAGATATTCCGTATATATTCTACGGTAAGTTGGTTAAAGAAAACTTAAAATTTAGAATTTTTGAAAGTAAAAGCTAAAAAACATTTAGGTCAGCATTTTTTGAATGATGAAAATATTGCACGAGACATCGCCGAAGGGTTAACTTGGGAAGGTTATGATCGTGTCTTAGAAATTGGTCCAGGAATGGGCGTGTTGACAAAATATATTTTACAAGCAAAGAAAAATATAGAGGTTGTGGAGATTGATACAGAATCA of Empedobacter falsenii contains these proteins:
- a CDS encoding undecaprenyl-diphosphate phosphatase; amino-acid sequence: MNTLQAIIIAIIEGLTEYLPISSTAHMGFTAALMGMEPSDFLSMFQVSIQFGAILSIVVLYSKKFFDFKNFNINFYIKLACAVVPALVLGKLFDDKIEAVLKEQFYISGMLVFGGVVLLFVDKWFKNPKIDDEKDISLKQAIIIGFWQCLAMMPGTSRSAASIIGGMTQGLSRKAAAEFSFFLAVPTMLAVTVYSVFVKTWGKEGPTPMKGYEMILQDQNHIILFVIGNVVAFIVALIAVKTFIAVLTKYGFKFWGWYRIIIGIILLIYFSYNSPTQAEKDNASSVETTMIQHK
- a CDS encoding cell division protein FtsX yields the protein MSKTNDKFEKKRLRSSNITVVISISLVLFLLGIFGLIVINAQSYAEHLKRELKIEAYFKDVEDPKLKDKELDLQKSYIDSLKVKYPFVEATQYISKEDAAKIAKKDLGTDGSDFFEESIFPASVQITLNPALIQSVEQIDSINKVLAKNPIVDEVKSDKEAMVTIYHSINKITFWIMIFAIIFLVIVVVLINNSIRLKIYAKRFSIKTMQLVGARRRFIVKPFLIEAAILGFLAAFIAAIGLGFLWYILATKVGLVLWNPSFTPLIIILIGIGVIIAVFSTLFAAWRYLRLKTDQLY
- a CDS encoding DUF3098 domain-containing protein, with protein sequence MKSNSIDTTKKSASTNDAGFTFLFGKRNYIFMAIGVALIGLGFLLMTGHDANTRPDGTWDANYWNDEIYSFRRIRLAPFLVVVGFIVEIYAILINPNKEK